In Arvicanthis niloticus isolate mArvNil1 chromosome 16, mArvNil1.pat.X, whole genome shotgun sequence, the sequence TAGGTAGACTGAGCTATGAGTTCTTTCTGCTCTTAAGACCTGAGCTTTTGGTTCCATGATTGGAAGGACAGCCAAGATCTCAAATGCTTTCAGaacttttttttgtcattgtatgGTAAATAATAACACAGTGCTAATTTCTGCACTTGCTTGGTAACCCTCTTTGAGAGTGAGAgtgagcgagagcgagagaggtGTTGATTTTGTGTTTGTGGAAATGCCACAATGCTTACGTTGTGGCCAGATGACAATCTACACTGCAACAACTGTTCTCTTTTTTCACTGTTCTTTTTTGTGTCTGTCCTGGGGTCAAACTCATGTAGCCAGCATTGGCTGCAAGGTCCCTTTACCCGCTGAGTCATCTTACTGGCCTGGCCACTGTCTTGACCTAGTTGTACATAGTCAGCCtgtgaattttttattattttgtttatattagtgttttgcttgcatgtatgcatgtatgagggtgtcagatcccctggaacaggtgttacagacagttgtgagctgccatgtgggtgctgggaattgaacctgggttctctgggagatcagccagtgctcttaactgtttagccacctcttcagcccttcctttcttttcctttcttttcttttcttttcatttttttttttttagatttatttattttatgtatgtgagtacactgttgctatcttcagacacccagaagagagggcatcagatcccattacagagctgtggttgctgggaattgaactcaggacctttggaagaacagtcagtgctcttaactgctgagccatctttcttattttcttttaattatgaaTTCTGTCTTTAAGCTGGGGGGCGTGTTTCTTGGGAAACAACAGATTTGGATCTTGTTTTATGACCTGGTCATTTGtggtaaataaaatgaagaaatagtaTGAATGGACTTTTAAACCATATTCCCACTGTAGAAATGAGGGGGTAACGACtttctaaaagaagaaagaaagaggagagtagaTGTCAACCTCTCTGTTGTCCTGTGGTGTTGGGTCTCAGCCTAGTGACTTGTCCCTAAGAAACAGTTGGTAGTGCCTGAAGcattttgggtttggttttttttttttaaagatttatttattttatgtttatgtgtacattgtcactgtcctcagacacaccagaagagggcattggatcccattaaagatggttgtgagccaccatgtggttgctgggaattgaactcaggacctctggaagagcagtcagtgctcttaacctctgagccacctctccggcCCGAAGCATTTGGTTTTATTGGGTAGTGTGCAGTGATGTTGCTGAGTACTGTAAACTGTACAAGGTTGCCAGGGTAAGGAAACTGTGGTTCATGGCATCAATAGCACTAGTGCTGAGAAACTGTCCTATGGTGTATTATTTATATCttacagaaacaaaggaaaaaagacaagtCGCTTAGTTATGAGTCATGTAGCAGTGTAGAACTAaaggcatgtatgtgtatgaatgcctACATGTACTCCGGTACCACATGCATTCCTggtgccacagaggccagaagagggtgtcggatcctctggaactggagtaaagGCAGTTGGATTATTCAGTCAGTTATACAGGAGGTGAGTCAAGATCTTTGAGAGGATAGTTGGGTAAGCAGTGATCAtaccacagagaagacagaaggaaatttaaagtaaattagGGGCAGTGGCCCTAGTCTGCATCTCACAGTTTGAAGAGAAGGGTAGGCACCCTTCTGTAATAGAGCAGTAAGGTCAAGAATGGTTAGAGGCCACTGAGACCAAGTGAGCCCAACACCTGGGACATGGAGgtgagaggatcaggagttcaggtcaTCTTTTCAATCTGTGCCAACTTGGGCACCtgaggctttgtctcaaaacCAGTCAAAACCAGGGGAGAATGGATGCTGAAAGGGAAAGGAGGTGATTAATGAAGCAGTTTCTCAGGAAATGCACTTTGGATGTATTCAGGCAGAAGTCTCCACCTGTCCTGTTCTCCCAAGTAGTCAATTAAGAATTAATGGCATGTATCATAGCCAAAGAATatttggggggggagggtaatAATGGGTGAGaacagagatggcttagtgggtgcagaggttgttgttgttgttgttaccagGTCTGACACCTTCCATTCAGTCAGAAAGACCCACAAGATAGAAGGATAAAACTAAATTCTACAAGTTGTCTTCCTACATGTTTGtctgcctccccccaccctcataatttttgttgttgtttcagatggggtttctctgcttatagccccggctgtcctggaactcatagatctgtctgcctctgcctcttaagtgctagtTCATAAGTTTAACTAAAAAGGGGAATGTTCCTTgggttcctttttaaaaagcttttaaaaacaatttagttaccttatgtgtatgagtgttttgtatgcatgtgcactcTAGGTGTGCCTGGTGCCATCGGAGGTCAGAAGCGGGGGTGGGGGAATTGgatccttgggactggagttacacatggttgtaagtcaccacgTAGGTACTGGGAAGTGTCCTTAACCATTTGAACCatctttccactcctctccccCTTGTTTGCTTGGTGTCTGAGTAGTCCAGAGGAgaccttgggactggagttacagaggctGTGAGctgggtgctggtaactgaactgAGCATTGGTGCTGATACCtatagagaccagaagatgaCAGATCCATACCAACCtaaaatatttgatatatctTGCAAGAGAATTTGAATTGAAACCAGAAAAGAGAATTTAGGTTCCATCAGAGAAATAAGGAGTGAGAGAGGTTTGCAGAAGCTTACCAGGCAGGGTGGAGAGTCTATAATATCTGGGACACTACTAGTGGCATAAGACAGCAAGAGGTTTCAAGTTAAGATGCAGAGAAGGCCTCTGTGTGGGAGTAAGCAGTACCAGCCAGGTCTTACAGATTTTCACTGTGGTGAGGAATTTTGGTTGTAttctggggacagaggcaggaaaatctcaatgaccaagccagctcagccAAGCAGcagggtctcaagggagggagtgaAGACAGTTAGACAACATTATAACACGAcgccagccagtgctgaggctgaagcaggtttattttttttttccccagtcagcttttataccattctaggtaCTTGCAGAGAATAgggtcagttcttagatcaaaggCAAAGTAATCagacaaagcaataaacaaagccAAGCCGCctggtcactgtttctagggTCTTATCAGGGTGACCAAGATAAAAGAAACATCACACATTGAGCTTTGTGTCAGTCCAAATGTGAGTACTCGTTCTGTGCCTACTTCCTGGAGCCCAGTGATAAGTGCTTGCCAGATCTCTAgaagcagcctcaaaagctctccacaatcTCAGATTGAAAGCCAGACTGGTAATTTGTAtgcagagaccctgcctcaaaacaaatcatgcacacaaacacacacctctcACAACATATATATCAACAGAGAACAAATTCTATATCACACTTAAAAAGAAAGCTGGGGCTAgagaaattgctcagtggttaagatcttCTAGAGACCTGGATTTAATTTTCagctcagcacccatatggtagctcgggctttgggggatctgatgccttcttctggcctctttgggcccTAGGCATGCACATAGTGGACACACACGTGCAGGTagggaacataaaaataaatcctaggGGGAAAAGTCTtggtatataaaaataagttttcgAAAGGTCTTATATGTATAAGTAATAAGAATGTAAAGAGCTCTATGTAGTCATGAGAGGTGCTGCTGATTTAGAAAAGAATACATAGTATTTTAATTAAACGGGACTATTTCAGTGGGGATATTTACATACAATATGATTTAATAGGGTAAAGAGACTCCACATTGACTAGTCTCCCTGTTGACACAtgactgttgaggtttggtctgttgctgtGTATTGCAGTACTAAATACTGGCCCCAAGGCCTGGCTGCCCTCAGGAATGACGAGGAGATCCTCACGTACACTAAATGATGCCATGTAACCTTGTTCCTTAAtataaaactattggttgaataaagatgcatacagcctgtagctgggcagcAGAGAGGTAGGTGGGGCTTTGGTTTCCAGGTTTGGGGTCCTGGAGCAAGAACcacaagaggagagaaaagaggaaggaagaagacaccATGGGAAAGGTGGATCACAAGAAGATGTCTGTGAGGGCCAGCCAGTTGGAGAAGAAcagcccaggcagaacatggcaggTTATATGTCAGGGTTAGTGACTGGGAAGTAGACAAATTAATATAGAGGGTTGATAACTGCTCAGCTCTAGTGCTATTAAaggtaattataaatataaaggttttatgtcttttatttgggaactgaatgatcaaaggtgggggTATAAGCCTCCAATAAATTTTTACAACATTTTGGCACCCGGTGTGTGGTACCATTAGTAACTATTtttctggttcttcctcccagccccatgctcccagaaataagacccAGACTCAAAATATGTTTACAATACCTTGGcaatatagctaggctcttctctgactagacaTAACTTAcaatatcccatttattctagcctacattctgccacatggctggttacctgtgctcaggtaccatgcatccATCTCCTCACATCTTCTGGGGTGAATCTCTtatgcctggctctatcccagaatcctttctcctcCTGGGTGTCTCATCTCCTATTTGTTGCTTAACCTATAGGCCATCAGATTTTTATGGACAGGTGCCACATCCATACAAAAACAAGATGTTCTCTCTAGATTTGTTGTTGGTAGtagtgctgggagttgaaccccaGTGCCTCTGGCCTGCTGAGGCCATTCTCACTGAGTTGTATCTCCAACCCTGAGCTGAAGCTTGTGTGGCTTAGTGgggaaagcacttgctgcacaagcgtGGCCACCTGAGCCTGATCCTGAAAACTCAGAGTTGTCCTTTCTGGAGTTCAACACCCAGACCCAGAAACTCACAGCCACTAACTACTGAAGCTCCAGgtgaatctgacaccctcttctgacctctacacttgtttatatacacacaggcatacacacatacatatatttaaaaaaaaaaaaaaacctttaaatcttagaaaaaaaaagaaaaaagaaaagcaaggactGCAAAGATAATGATGTAATGACTAAGAGTATGAAGATGAAGAGTCCACACTGTGGGCTgcagagatgctcagtggttaacaactgactgctgctcttccagaggtcctgagttcaattcccagcaaccacatggtggctcacaaccatctgtaatgggatctgatttactcttctggtgtgcctgaagacagcgacagtgcactcatatacataaaataattaaataattctttaaaaataaaagtgcacagtactcttctagaagacccaggtttgatttccagcacccatatcaggcctGTGACTCccatcaccctcttctggtctctgatgaactgcactcacatgtacaaacatacaattatccatataattaaaaataaaaaaaaaaaatctggggttGGGTGACAAACTGGCAagctagctcagtggttaaaagaacttaaaagaaaaatagttaaaaCATTTTGCATagggcccaggttcagtttccagtgcaCACAACCATTTgttactccagtttcagggaatctgacgccctcttctggcctctgggcaccAGCCACACACGcggtgtacatgtgcacatgcttcGGTATGACAGCACTCATGAACATGTAATAAAGATAGTAAGTCGGGGAGGGAGGCGTAAAGCCCTGGCGTAAGGCTCTCTGTGTCCTGTAGGTGTGCCAGCAGCTCCTCACCCCGTCCACATCTCACATATCAAATGTATTGTTAAATCCTCTGCCAAGTAAACATCTCAGACACCGGATAGGCACTCAGTAGGAATGTATTCTACCCATTCCCAAGACAGGTATCCACTGCTGCACCTTTGTAACTTGCCGTCCTGTGGCTGCCTTTATTTTCTGGTATTTTCACTgtctcatctctcatctcctagGTAATTGCTGGCTTCAATCGCCTCCGGCAGGAACAAAGGGGCTTGGCATCCAAAGCAGCTGAGCTGGAGATGGAACTGAATGAGCACAGGTAGGAAGGTCGCAGAGCAGGATCGATCGCAGGGAGGCCTGCGGGGGAGCCGGGGAATTCTGAGGTCTGCTCTTGTTCTCCGCCCTAGCCTGGTGATCGATACCCTGAAGGAGGTGGATGAGACCCGCAAGTGCTACCGCATGGTTGGGGGCGTACTGGTGGAGCGGACCGTCAAAGAGGTGCTGCCTGCCCTGGAAGGGAACAAGGAGCAGGTGAGCACAGGTTCCTCAACAGGCGTTTGGGCAACCAAGGGTTTAAAAATGGTGACCAGGGATTTAGGGGAGAAAGTCCAAGCAGAAATCCATGTTGTTGGCAGCATCCAGCCTGTTAGCTGTATACTGTGCCCTTTATGCTCTTACAAGGTTGAAGTCCAACTCCTTAAGTGAGGAGTCGTTGGCTGTGTGCCCTTTCCGTGGACTCTTTGATGTGGTTGCGTTGGGAGGGGAATGGGTAGAGCAGTGTGTCTCACAACATAGTCTGTGGATTCCTGAGTCAGAATCTCCTGAAGAACTTGTTTAGCAGTGTTAGGCAGCAAACCCAGAGCCTTACGCACAGTGGGCTAAATACTCTATCATTGAGCCTCACCTCCAGCCAACAACCAGTTTACAATACAACTTCGTAGGATCTCTCTGGGTCCACGGAACCAGACTTTTGAAGAAACCATAAGTGACCTTTTAAAGGGAGAAGTCCTGACTGGGGTGGCATACATTGGTGATTAACTTGCTGGGATGATGAGGCAGGGGAATCTTTGGTTTGAAGCCTGCCTGGGCTAActataaatcaatcaataaaaataaataaatgtgaccaAAGAGAAGAAACCATAGCATGACAAATGCTCTCTTAAAAACAAGCAGCCCACGCTACCTGGGGAGTTACTCAGGAGTGACAGTTACTGGAGAGGGAACAGTAAGTATCTTAAGTGATGTAGCCGCTGGCAAGCTGCTTATGCTCCTGTGGGTAGTAGCTCCAGACCCATGCCCACAAGGGTGTTCCTAGTTAGACCCATGGGTCACAAAACAGAAATGTGATTATGAGATGGGGTGGGTTGGTGCCAGTGATAAGAGTGGGTTTgaattttattagcatatattatatgcttttataacattatcaaagaataatgagctgggcagtggtggcgcatgcctttaatcccagcacttgggaggcaggggcaggcaggtttctgagtttgaggccagcctggtctacagagtgagttccaggacagccagggctacacagagaaaccctgtctcaaaacaacaacaacaacaaacaaacaaacaaaagaataatgaAAGTAAGTAGTCCAAATGGTTCCCTATTATAAGGCACTGCATTTGAAAAGAAATCACTTGAACGTCTGGGCTTCGTGTGTTCTTGTTTCACTGCCTCGAACCATAGACCATCCAGGTCAGAGGAGGGGCCCTGTAATTCTTCTgtaacctttttttctttctttctttctttctttcttttttttttttttttttttttttttttaccttttagatACAGAAGATCATTGAGACACTGTCACAGCAGCTTCAGGCAAAGGGGAAAGAACTCAATGAATTCCGGGAAAAGCACAACATTCGTCTTATGGGGGAAGATGAGAAGCCAGCAGCCAAGGAAAACTCAGAAGGGACTGGGGCTAAGTCCAGCTCAGCAGGGGTGCTGGTCTCTTAGGAACTAAGGCCTCTgcggttttgttttttaaccctGATTCCCActtgtaatttctttttattgtttttattattattttctctgctgttgtaatattttgttgttgattaAATGTTTTGGTCAAATATTCAGCCATAGCCTCAAACATTCTCTCATTTAACGGCTATACTGACAGCagacagctgggcatggtggcatgcatgcCTTTAGTAgtctcagtgcttgggagacaacaggaggcagatctctgagttccaggccagcctggtctacaaagcgagttcctgCTCATCCAAGGctatatatatagtgagaccctgtctcaaacaaaacaaaaaatagtgtATGATTTGTGTTCTTTCTACCAGGTCAGTAGCTCACACTATCAGAAAGGACCCTCAGTTTGGCCTTTCCCTTGCAAATAAAGACATCTGCTTATTTGAGCTTATTTGATGCTCTTCTGACAGGGATgcagagggctagagagatagctcagcagtgaagagctctggctgctgttccagagggcATCTGTTTTATTAtctccagcaaccacagggtggctcacaaccatctataatgggaatggggtctgatgccctcttctggcacaaaggtgtacatgcagatagagtactttttttttttaggttatttatttatttatttatttttggtttttttcaagacaaggtttctctgtgtagccctgactgtcctagaactcgctctgtagaccaggctggccttgaactcagaaatccgcctgcctctgcctcccaagtgctgggattaaaggcatgtgccaccactgcctggctagagtatttatataagtaaaatatataaatcttttaaatgatTCAGAAACAAAATGTTGATTCTCAGATTGAAATTTAATAGGTATTTGAAATAGGGCAATAGCTCTGATGAGACTGCTTTGTAGTGTTGCCACAAGACAGAGGCTTGGCCATGTGCCTCTCTGCTGTTCTTCAGATGAAGAATTCCAGGATGCAAACCTGTGGGCTAGCTGTCCTGCCGTCCTCACCAAAACCCCCAACCAAATAAAGCTGGTCATTCCAAAGGCAAGTGCGATGGCCCACACGCTTCAGTCCACGGTCTGTACAGGGGAAGTGGAACCACAGAGGTGGAGACTTGCCTGTTGGGTTGAGAGCAGAAGGTGGTTACTGAGGCATGGATACTTACTCTGCTCCAATGTTATACAATATGCATGCCTGTTATTTTTCCCATTTGATTTGTCAGCTTTTTCAAATGTTTAATATTCTATTgtctattgtattttgttttgtttttgaaacagggtctcaagtCTGTCACCCTGGCTAGTCTCATACTCTAGATTAGGCTGGCTAGCTTCAAAAACTcctggagatctgcctgcttgtttttttcaaaacaaggtttctctgtgtagccttggctggcctggaacagtggtccacccacttctgcctcctgaatggcACGCACCACCACAACCGGGCTGCATTTCTTTAACTCTTGTCAACTGATTTTTCCTCCTTCTATCCCACCAATCctttttttggtaatttttagCTTCTTGTGTACTTCCCTCCCTTTCAAATGTTAATTTGGCTCTCACGGGTGTCGTAGATGTAGAGATCATTGCAGATCGTGTCTCTAGCTCTGGTCAGAGTTTCTCCACCAAATAGTACAGCGAAGGGTCCCACCACTGAACAGGAATGATGCCGCAGGCTCTGGGGTCCTTGCTGCAACCCCTGTCCACTGCTCACAAGCTTTGCAAGCTGTTCCCTCAAATGAGGGGCAGCAGGCGGTTCCTCCTATGGggagaaaaataagaagagatTGCCTGAAGGGTTTGCTTATCAGAGTTTTAGTCTTTTTCTACTTTATGTGAGTAGCTGATACCTTAATTTTCCCAGGGCTCCATTGCCCTGCTACTTCTGGACCCACTGAGTTGCAACCCCCAAAGAGCAAAAGCTGATGACCCGGGTGCGGTCCAGCAGTTGGCAGCAGGGCCGCACAGTGACCTGATCGTGAGGCTGTGTGGCAGCCTTCTTCTTTGTAGCTGTTGGTACACAGAAATTCGGGCCTGAGTTTGGTTTTCTGAAAAGATTTGCCAGAGAGCCCTAGTGAGAGAGAAAATCAGGCTTGGGACAGATAGAGTTAAGCCATCTTGGAAATTGTAAATTCCAAGACAGAAGGTGCTGTGGATAAATTACCAGTAAGTttgtttaggtttgtttttttttttttttttctagagtatAGAGAAAACAAACGAACATTTGGGACAAAGGTTTTAGTACCAATAAGATCGGGTCCTGTGGTCCAACTTTAACGTGTAGATGCTTCCGTAGCGTCGCTGAGTGTGGGTACCACCCTCTCTGCCAGACACCCGCAGCTCCCGGTCTGAGAGGCGAGTGCAGGTGTGACTGCTGAGGCCAGCAGGAGGGCAGTTGCCAGGGTTCGCAGTCCATACTTCCCACACTCCTCTCTCGGTGTCCAGCGCAGCCACCGTGGATAAGCGACGTGACCCATCCCAGCCACCCACCACGCAGAGCCAACGTCCTCCCACCAGTGCCGCGTCGTGGTGGCTGCGAAGGGGACTACCTCGGGCTGGCAGTCGCACCGCTTGACCCCCAGCTGGGTCAAAGATCACAGTGTCGTTGCTGGGCACTCTTGCACCGCCTTCTAGGAGACCCCCTACCAGATAGAACCGTCCTTCCAGTTCCGTGCATGAA encodes:
- the Pfdn2 gene encoding prefoldin subunit 2; its protein translation is MKTQPKPFAGSDQKSFQEPEAQGQVGGNHQAGCDVVRVRRPESLQVRKMADSSGRVGKSGGSGTGKGAVSAEQVIAGFNRLRQEQRGLASKAAELEMELNEHSLVIDTLKEVDETRKCYRMVGGVLVERTVKEVLPALEGNKEQIQKIIETLSQQLQAKGKELNEFREKHNIRLMGEDEKPAAKENSEGTGAKSSSAGVLVS
- the Klhdc9 gene encoding kelch domain-containing protein 9 gives rise to the protein MAGVQSLGGARGSAWTWRPVARDMLLARAFHSCTELEGRFYLVGGLLEGGARVPSNDTVIFDPAGGQAVRLPARGSPLRSHHDAALVGGRWLCVVGGWDGSRRLSTVAALDTERGVWEVWTANPGNCPPAGLSSHTCTRLSDRELRVSGREGGTHTQRRYGSIYTLKLDHRTRSYCYKEEGCHTASRSGHCAALLPTAGPHPGHQLLLFGGCNSVGPEVAGQWSPGKIKEEPPAAPHLREQLAKLVSSGQGLQQGPQSLRHHSCSVVGPFAVLFGGETLTRARDTICNDLYIYDTRKSPPLWFHFPCTDRGLKRVGHRTCLWNDQLYLVGGFGEDGRTASPQVCILEFFI